One genomic region from Jiangella sp. DSM 45060 encodes:
- a CDS encoding aldehyde dehydrogenase family protein, producing the protein MSQADGQVLDDPSAHDWRLLSGGRLTPAAGDARYDVENPATGGPLARVPDAGAADVAATVQAADDAAAGWAGTDVRERAAVVRRLADVLDQHVEEIARLDSLDGGFPLWMMRKDIGTAGDRMRMFADWALHLRGETIPSSTGNVHFTERVPFGVVARIIAYNHPGMFGASKIAAPLVAGNTVVLKPSDLTPLSALRLGELWAEHVPAGVFSVVSGSGVETGDALVRHPAVRRIAFTGSPQTGRAIQRAAAESGVKDVSLELGGKNALVVFPDADLDAVVEGAVKGMNFAFAGQSCGSTSRVLVHADLAADLVDRLRQRLEKVVVGAPFDDGVTMGPLISAAHRDRVAAHVRTALDEGARLVCGGDAPAGGGHYYPATLLDGVEPGMRVAGTEIFGPVISVLTFRTEQEAVDVANGVDFGLTASVYTRDFDRAHRMARAMRAGYVWVNDTSTHFIGMPFGGVKESGVGREESMEELLGYTQVKTYNLVLR; encoded by the coding sequence GTGAGTCAGGCAGACGGACAGGTGCTCGACGACCCCTCCGCGCACGACTGGCGGCTGCTGAGCGGCGGCCGGTTGACGCCGGCGGCCGGCGACGCGCGGTACGACGTCGAGAACCCCGCGACGGGCGGGCCGCTCGCCCGGGTGCCCGACGCCGGTGCGGCCGACGTCGCGGCCACGGTCCAGGCCGCCGACGACGCCGCGGCCGGCTGGGCCGGCACCGACGTGCGCGAGCGGGCCGCCGTCGTCCGGCGGCTGGCCGACGTCCTCGACCAGCACGTCGAGGAGATCGCCCGGCTCGACTCCCTCGACGGCGGCTTCCCGCTGTGGATGATGCGCAAGGACATCGGCACCGCCGGCGACCGCATGCGGATGTTCGCCGACTGGGCGCTGCACCTGCGCGGTGAGACGATCCCGTCCAGCACCGGCAACGTCCACTTCACCGAGCGGGTGCCGTTCGGCGTGGTCGCGCGGATCATCGCCTACAACCACCCCGGCATGTTCGGCGCCTCCAAGATCGCCGCGCCGCTGGTGGCCGGCAACACCGTCGTGCTCAAGCCGTCCGACCTCACGCCGCTGTCCGCGCTGCGGCTGGGCGAGCTGTGGGCCGAGCACGTCCCCGCCGGCGTGTTCTCCGTCGTCAGCGGCAGCGGCGTCGAGACCGGCGACGCGCTGGTGCGCCATCCGGCCGTGCGGCGCATCGCCTTCACCGGGAGTCCGCAGACCGGCCGGGCCATCCAGCGGGCCGCGGCCGAGTCGGGCGTCAAGGACGTCTCGCTGGAGCTCGGCGGCAAGAACGCCCTCGTCGTCTTCCCCGACGCCGACCTCGACGCCGTCGTCGAGGGCGCCGTCAAGGGCATGAACTTCGCCTTCGCCGGCCAGTCCTGCGGTTCCACGTCGCGCGTCCTGGTGCACGCCGACCTCGCCGCGGACCTCGTCGACAGGCTGCGCCAGCGGCTGGAGAAGGTCGTCGTGGGCGCCCCGTTCGACGACGGCGTCACCATGGGCCCGCTCATCTCGGCCGCCCACCGCGACCGCGTCGCCGCGCACGTGCGGACGGCGCTCGACGAGGGCGCCCGGCTGGTGTGCGGCGGCGACGCCCCTGCCGGCGGCGGCCACTATTACCCCGCGACGCTGCTCGACGGCGTCGAGCCGGGCATGCGGGTGGCCGGCACCGAGATCTTCGGGCCGGTGATCTCCGTCCTGACGTTCCGCACCGAGCAGGAGGCCGTCGACGTCGCCAACGGCGTCGACTTCGGCCTGACCGCCAGCGTGTACACGCGCGACTTCGACCGCGCCCACCGGATGGCCCGTGCGATGCGGGCCGGCTACGTGTGGGTCAACGACACCTCCACCCACTTCATCGGCATGCCGTTCGGCGGGGTCAAGGAGTCCGGCGTCGGGCGCGAGGAGTCGATGGAGGAACTGCTCGGCTACACCCAGGTCAAGACCTACAACCTCGTGCTTCGCTGA
- a CDS encoding DMT family transporter translates to MGDLLAVLALLLFAGNAFVVRAAAAHMGQRTGFLVALVANVVVGAVLVVGHLAVRAEPLRVDPFALGMFAVSGIFASYLGRRGYFRTVETIGPSRASTIQNSSPAFALVLGWLLLGERLGPVELACMGGVMLGLYLASGRLAGGVVPWREIGVGLFSAAAYAVGNIIRGDALDRWSEPLLGALAGAVAATVVYAALHRPAWSAVAGPRRPRRGLALWLLSGALTIGGQASVIASTAYLPVSVAVAISAATPMVVIPVSVLLFANRERVRPRTAVGAVLIAGGVAGLLLV, encoded by the coding sequence ATGGGTGACCTGCTGGCGGTGCTGGCGCTGCTGTTGTTCGCCGGCAACGCCTTCGTCGTGCGGGCCGCCGCCGCGCACATGGGACAGCGGACCGGCTTCCTCGTGGCGCTGGTGGCGAACGTCGTGGTCGGCGCGGTCCTGGTGGTCGGGCACCTGGCGGTGCGCGCCGAACCGCTGCGGGTCGACCCGTTCGCGCTAGGGATGTTCGCCGTCTCCGGGATCTTCGCCAGCTATCTCGGCCGCCGCGGGTACTTCCGCACCGTCGAGACGATCGGGCCGTCGCGGGCCAGCACCATCCAGAACAGCAGCCCGGCGTTCGCGCTGGTGCTCGGCTGGCTGCTGCTCGGCGAGCGGCTCGGGCCGGTCGAGCTGGCCTGCATGGGCGGCGTCATGCTCGGCCTCTACCTCGCCAGCGGCCGGCTGGCCGGCGGCGTCGTGCCGTGGCGGGAGATCGGCGTGGGGCTGTTCTCGGCGGCGGCGTACGCGGTGGGGAACATCATCCGCGGCGACGCACTGGACCGCTGGTCCGAGCCGCTGCTCGGCGCGCTGGCCGGCGCCGTCGCCGCGACCGTGGTCTACGCGGCGCTGCATCGCCCGGCCTGGTCGGCCGTGGCCGGGCCGCGACGGCCGCGCCGCGGCCTGGCGCTGTGGCTGCTCAGCGGCGCGCTCACGATCGGCGGGCAGGCCTCGGTGATCGCGTCGACGGCGTACCTCCCGGTGTCGGTGGCGGTCGCGATCTCCGCCGCCACGCCGATGGTGGTGATCCCGGTCAGCGTGCTGCTGTTCGCCAACCGGGAGCGGGTCCGTCCCCGCACGGCCGTCGGCGCCGTCCTCATCGCCGGAGGCGTGGCCGGGCTGCTGCTGGTGTGA
- a CDS encoding MFS transporter yields MVAVACVAAAVATTGVQGLAPMLPAMQEALSLDDAEVALFTTAYLLPGVVLGVPAGLLAERFGRRAVLCLSLAVFAVAGLAPLLAPSFVPILVSRAVQGAAFGAILALTITLIGDVLTGPAQAAAQGRRIVAMTVGEAVLPAVAGLLVAVAWYAPFALSVLAVPVALWGWFVLPPPSRSVVDRPDAGERAARPPSTLRQVGHSLRDGGIVGLQVLAFLRFFFKFALLTYFPLLAVREAGLSVAATGIVLGAASVLGAVTAAASGRLLRRFRAATVVATSIVVTVAAFVVLGLVPQPVAVVASLLAFGAADGCYAVAQNVLVTEAAPPGARAAFVSLTGAVRNLGKLAAPVACGALAVLLPLPSVFLVMAAAGAALAFVLVPVSRLETSLRRSHG; encoded by the coding sequence CGAGGTGGCGCTGTTCACCACCGCCTACCTGCTGCCGGGCGTCGTCCTCGGTGTTCCCGCCGGCCTGCTCGCCGAGCGGTTCGGGCGGCGGGCCGTGCTCTGTCTCTCCCTGGCGGTCTTCGCGGTGGCCGGCCTGGCGCCGCTGCTGGCGCCGTCGTTCGTCCCGATCCTGGTGTCGCGCGCGGTGCAGGGCGCGGCGTTCGGCGCGATCCTCGCGCTGACGATCACCCTCATCGGCGACGTACTCACCGGGCCGGCGCAGGCCGCCGCGCAGGGCCGGCGGATCGTGGCCATGACCGTCGGCGAGGCGGTGCTGCCGGCCGTGGCCGGACTCCTCGTGGCGGTGGCGTGGTACGCGCCGTTCGCGCTGTCGGTGCTGGCGGTGCCGGTGGCGCTGTGGGGCTGGTTCGTCCTGCCGCCTCCGTCGCGGTCCGTCGTGGACCGGCCGGACGCGGGGGAGCGGGCCGCCCGCCCGCCGTCGACCCTGCGCCAGGTCGGGCACAGCCTCCGCGACGGCGGCATCGTCGGCCTGCAGGTGCTGGCGTTCCTCCGGTTCTTCTTCAAGTTCGCGCTGCTGACGTACTTCCCGCTGCTGGCGGTCCGGGAGGCCGGGCTGTCGGTGGCCGCCACGGGCATCGTGCTCGGCGCCGCGAGCGTGCTCGGCGCGGTGACGGCCGCGGCGTCGGGCCGGTTGCTGCGCCGGTTCCGGGCCGCGACGGTCGTGGCGACGTCGATCGTGGTCACGGTGGCGGCCTTCGTGGTGCTCGGCCTCGTACCCCAGCCGGTCGCGGTGGTGGCGAGCCTGCTGGCCTTCGGCGCGGCCGACGGCTGTTACGCCGTCGCGCAGAACGTGCTGGTCACCGAGGCGGCGCCGCCGGGTGCGCGGGCCGCCTTCGTGTCGCTGACCGGTGCGGTGCGCAACCTCGGCAAGCTGGCGGCGCCGGTCGCCTGCGGCGCGCTCGCGGTCCTGCTGCCGCTGCCGTCGGTGTTCCTCGTGATGGCCGCGGCGGGCGCCGCGCTGGCGTTCGTCCTCGTGCCGGTGTCCCGGCTGGAGACGTCGTTGCGGCGCTCCCATGGGTGA